The Funiculus sociatus GB2-C1 genomic sequence GACCCTCTAACCCGAAAAATGCGAGTCAAACTACCATAGACTCATATCTTGCATAGTCCCTCAGACTAGAAGTCTGGGGCTATACAACCTAAGTCCGCCTGCGCGGACTCGCTGGAATTCCAAGGGTTAAACCCGCGCAGGCGGGTTTTGTTTGTGTAGCCGCGATTTCTAATCGCCAGACGATGTGAGATAGACCTAACGCAACGCAAAGAGGCATATTATGGCAACACTCACCATCGACAACCTACCCGATGACTTAATGGCACAACTTCAACAACTTGCCACCCAAAATAATCAACCCCTTAACGAACAAGTCATCAGCCTGCTAAAACAAGCCTTACAAAAACCTCAACCTCCCCTAAAATTCCTCATTTCCCCTGAAACTGACCCCACCTGGGAAGAACGCCGAAAAGCAACCCCACAAATTCTTGCTGATATCGAACGCCGTCGAAAAGAACTGCCTTCAGATATTGAATGGCTAGATAGCACCGCCCTGATTCGAGAAGATAGAGACAGCCGATGACAACCCCGATTAAATGCGTCGTTGACGCCAGTGTGTGCATCAAACAATTTGTTCCCGATCCGCTATCTACCAAAGCACAGCAACTGTTTGCCCATCTTGCCAATCCCCTTCAGGAAATTTACATACCCGATCTGTTCTATATCGAGTCTGCTAATACCCTCTGGAGATATGTTCGTGCAGGGCAGTTGACGGCTACCCAAGTTCAAGCGAATTTAGCGACACTCAAAGCCTTATCGCTGCGAGTTGTTTCCACGGCTGAGTTGATGGAAGAAGCGGTTAATATCGCGATCGCTTACGGAATTTCTGCCTACGATGCCTCTTATGTCGCCCTTTCCCACCGAGTCAGTTCTCCTTTGCTAACTTTAGACCAGAGGTTGGTGAATACTTTAGCAACCGCACCCTATGACGTGCGTTTGTTTACCGACTTCTCTGTTCCTCCCTTGCCCTAACCGATGCCCCAACCAACGCCAGAATATATCTACGTTGAAAAGCCGACCATTGACCAACTTGTAAGTATGGGTTGGCAGTACATCGAAGGCAGTTGGGACGACCCCCAAGTTACCGATCGCGAGAACTTCAAGCAAGTCCTAATTAGCGATCGCCTAAAAGCCGCCATCAAGCGCATCAACCTCGACGACAACGGCAACCCTTGGCTCGATGATACCCAAGTGAATGCCGCTGTGAGTCAGCTAGAACGTCTGACATCACAAAGACTGATGGAAGCCAATCAAGCGGCTACAGAATTACTCCTCAAAGGCACCACCGTTTTAGGGCAAGACGGCAAACAGCACACCGTCCACTTCATCGACTTCGAGCATCCTGAAAATAACGGCTTCCTCGCCATCAATCAATACCGAGTAGACCCCCCTTGGGCAACAGGCAACCGAGGGTTTATCGTCCCGGACATCGTGCTACTCGTCAACGGCATCCCCCTCGTCGTCATCGAGTGCAAAAGCCCTAAACTCGATAACCCCATCACAGAAGCCATCCGCGACTTGTTGCAATATTCCAACCAACGGGGAAGCAGCCAACCGGAAGGCGCAGAAAAGCTATTCCACTACAACCAGTTAATGATAGCCGCCTCTGCGGGACGGGCAGCAGCAGGAACCATCGGCGCAAACTACGAGCATTATGTCGAGTGGAAAGATACCACTCCCCGCCCCAAAGCCGAAATTGCCGCAGAACTCGGCGTTACCGAACTCAACTCCCGCCAAATGCTCATTGCCGGGATGCTACACCCCGCAAACCTCCTCGACATCCTGCGAAACTTCACCTTGTTCAAAACCAGCGGCGGACGCACGATTAAACTCGTCCCCCGTCACCAACAATATCGGGCAGTCCACGAAGCAATCGGGCGACTCCTGCACAACCCAACCCGCACCCAACACGGCACCGATGACCAACGCGGCGGTATCATCTGGCATACTCAAGGTTCCGGCAAAAGCCTGACAATGGTGTACCTGATACGGAAAATCCGCACTATCCCCGCCTTGCGCCGCTTTAAGATAGTCGTCGTTACCGATCGCACGGACTTAGAAAAGCAACTCTCCGATACAGCCGTCCTGACAGGCGAACCCTTACAAAGAGCGAAAAACGTCAAAAAGCTAGAAGAGTACCTCAAACAACCCGGTGCTGGCTTAGTCTTCGGGATGATTCAGAAATTCAAAGGCGGCGAAGATTCCGAGGAAGAAGAAGAAATTGAGCCAATCAAGAAAAACCTCAATCCTTCCGAAGATATCCTAGTCCTAATTGACGAAGCCCACCGTTCCCACGCCAGCACCCTCCATGCCAATCTCTTGGAAGCCTTACCCAACTGCGCCCGCATCGGCTTCACTGGCACTCCCATCGAAACGAGTGCCAAAACAAACACTAGGCGCATCTTTGGTTCCTTTATCGACCAGTACAACATCCGCCAATCCCAAGCAGACGGTGTTACCTTGCCTATCCTCTACGAAGGCTTAGAAGCCAGAGGTGCCGTTACTTCTGGCGATGACCTCGACCAACTGTTTGAAATCATCTTTCAGGATAAAACCCCAGAAGAACGGGCGCAAATTAAAGCCAAATACGCTACTAAAACCCAAGTCTCCGAAGCACGGGAACTGATTAAAGCCAAAGCCCGGAATATGCTGCGCCACTATATCGAGCGTATCCTACCCGGAGGCTTCAAAGCTCAAGTCGTTGCCTCTACCCGTCTCGCCGCCGTGCGCTACCAGGAGGCATTTGCCGAAGCGCAACAGGCACTGGTGCAACAACTCCAATCTCGCGCCGCCATCTTAGCAAGTCTAAACCCCGAAACCTTAGAATCCCTGGATGCAGAAACTGGCTTTCTCGCCTTAGCCTTCCCGCACCTAGACACCATCCGCCGCTTAGAATTTGCCACCGTCATCTCCTCGGACAAAAACGACGACCCAAGCTGGAAAAAGTGGACAGATAAGAGTCAACAAGAAACCCATATCGAGCGATTCAAAAAGCCGTTAGAGCAAGATAGTTTGGCGATTTTAACGGTGAAAAGTATGCTCCTGACAGGCTTTGATGCCCCACTGGAGCAAGTTTTATATTTAGACCGGGGCATGAAAGAATATGAATTGCTGCAAGCCATTGCCCGTGTCAACCGCGTCTATGACGATACCAAGAAATATGGGCTAGTCGTCGATTACTACGGTGTTGATATCGCGGCTGCCCTCTCTGTTTACGAGAATGTGGATATCGAAAATGCTTGGTTTGATATTCGCCAAGAATTGCCCAAACTGCGCGACAAACACCAGCGAGTGATTGCCTTATTCACCCAAAACGGCTGCATGATTGATGACGTAGAAAGCTGTGTAGACTTACTCCGAGACGAACGCCTGCGCGTCGAATTCAACGACACATTCAAAGATTTCCTCGACACCCTCGACACCATCCTCCCCCGCCCGGAAGCCTTGCCCTATGTCAAAGATGCCAAGAAACTCGGTTTAATTAAAAAATCCGTTGCTGACCTTTACCGGGATGAAAAACTCAACCTTGTCAGCGCCAAAGAGAAAGTTCGGGCATTAATTGACCAATACATTGAATCCCAAGGAATTGACCCGAAAGTACCGCCGATTGATATCCTGTCCTTGGACTTCAAAACCCACGTCCAGCGCCATCGCTCAATTAAAGCACAAGCGGCAGAAATGGAATTCGCTGCCCGTCACCACATCAGCATCCACTATGATGAAGACCCGGTTTATTACAAAAACCTGAGCGAAAAACTGACAGAAATTCTTGACTCTCTTGCCGACAACTGGGACGAAAAAGTTGAAGCGTTACGCCAGTATATCGAACAAATCCAAGCAGGTCGCCCCACCAATGAAACGGGACTCGACCCGAAAACTCAGCTTCCCTTCCTCAACATCTTGGGCGAACATTCACAGATAGAACTGCCCAAACTCGCCCAAGCTACTGTAGAAATTGTCGATCGCATCCGCCAAGAAGTGCGGCGGGTAAATTGGGCAAGTCCCATTGTCCAAGAAGACTTGAGACGCTGGATAGCCGACTACTTGGATACTAACGATTTAGTGGACTACGACCAACTCGAAGAAGTGGCGGATAAACTGGTGCAACTTGCCCGCAAGAATCGTGATAGTTTGATGGCATGACCACCATCACCTTTGGCGACCTCAGTTTTGAACTGCGCCACAGTGCCAAACGTCGCACCATCGGCATCACCGTCGAACGGGACGGTCAATTAATCCTGGCATCTCCTCCAGAAGTGCCGATGGAAACGCTGGAGAAAGTGGTTCGGGACAAACGCCTCTGGATTTACAGCAAACTCCTCAAAAAAGAATCCCTCAATCCCCCCACTACTGTCAAAGAATACGTTTCAGGAGAAGGGTTTTATTACCTGGGACGCAGCTATCGCCTCAAGTTGGTGGATGGTGTGAAGCAACAGCCACCCCTGAGACTCTACCAAAGCCGCTTTGAATTGCAGCGCGACGCACAGGCACGGGGGAGAGAAGAGTTTATTCGATGGTATTGCGATCGCCTACGCCTGATTTTAGATGCACAGATTGCCGCTTTTGTCAATCGTGTTGGGGCTTCTCCCCGTTCGGTGCAGGTACGCGAGTTAGGCTACCGTTGGGGTTCATGCGGACATAAAGGAGATTTATATTTTCACTGGCGAGTGGCGATGCTGCCGCGAACCATGATTGAGTATGTGGTGGTTCACGAGTTGGTGCATCTGATTGAACCGCACCATACTACTGGGTTCTGGGATAGGGTGGAGCGGGTTGTGAGTGATTGGTGCGATCGTAAACAGTGGTTAGCCCAAAATGGGGCAAGTTATGACCTTTAGGGATGGGTGAAAAGCCCTGAGTCAGTTTGTAGACACACTGATTGGTTCTGGCTGATCTAAGGATCTGACTTTCTTACGACTTTTCTGTGACTTTTTCCGACTGCCAAGGCGTATGCCGAAAAGTTAGGTTATGCTGGATTCTGTTTTGAAACAATTTCTGGATGCGTCTAGATGTGGAGCAGCTTTATGTGTATGCTCCTTTAACTACAGTTCCTAACTGTTGTTAGAACAAATCTAATTGAAGAGGAAATAAATATGAGTGGTTTCTCAATTGCTACAGAGGTTTTTGCATTTATCCCTAATTACGAAAACAGAAAAATTGACATCTACAAAGATGCAAAAGCATCAGGTGATATTTCAGGGCAAATGTTCTACTACACTCCTCTGTTTTCCTTGGTGGCTAATGAAGAGGGGAAGCCAACAGTAACAGTTGACGAAAAAAATGTCGAAATCCTTTTTCAATGCTTCACAGAAGAACTACACGATGTCGTTTTGACTGAGGTAAGGGCACGACTTGGAAGTAATGAGCTTAAAAGTACGCAAATTGGCTTAATTCCTCTAACTCAAATTGAAATAGAGCCTGAATCTTTTGGTGTGGCTTCTTCTGTTGATCCTAAGACTGCTGGGTTGAGCGCAATTTCAGTAAGCGAAAAGTATACAGCTAGCTTTCAGTTTTCTGATGAAGAGTTAGCAGGGAAATTTGCAAAACGGGTAGAGGAAAAACGTGAAGACTTCAATGTGAAGTTAACTGTTCCATCCGCAGGCACAATTGTTGACATGATTGAAATTAGTGCTAGTGACTTCAAAAAAGTCGATTGGAAAAATTTTGTTAATGACAAAAATGCCGAAAAAAATATTGATAATGAAAATCAATATTTTACTATCGATGAGCTTTCAAATAGCTTCTCAAGCATTTTAAGACGGATTAACATTACAGTTGTTACTGAGAAACCAGATGCTAGACAGTTAACTCTTGATGACAAAAACAAGCTTCTTGAATTGTTTATTCAAAATCTAACAAAGTCTGTAGTACAAGATTTTGATAGTTTTCCGCCTCCTGGTGTCACTGACATTTTTATCAACAATGGATCATTTAAACCTAATGTAATCACAAAGGCAAGGGAATCTACATCTAAGGCAATGACTAGCGCATTTGAAAGCTTGATAGATGCAGCTGAAGAAGATATGAAAGGTGGGACCGAGTGGAGCGAGCGCAAATCACTACTAGAGCAATTGGATAAAGCGTACAGAAACAAAAAAGGTGATGGTAGCTTTGCAGCAGGCGTTAATGTACTTAAGGTCGTTGGTGTTTCCAGCAAAGGCACAGCAAGCTTTGACTTTACTGATGATACTCTCAAGGCGATGCGACAAGAGTCAGAGGCAACTGATTTCAATCAGTTTAGCTCTGAGACAAGAAATAAAATGAAATCTGAACTCAAAAACTTATTACAGGAACACTCAAATTTTGAATGGGAAAAAGAAGGCGAAGAAATTATTCCTAAAAAGGTTAAATTAAGTCGGATTATTAGTGGTGAGTTTAAAGCCGAGACTAAGCTTCTACAAACGACTCGAACAATTGAGCGTTCAGTCACTAGAATCGGATTCGCAATCAACAGCAACATCAACCTGATTAACTTAGAGAACAAAATGCAGAAAGAACTTGAGGCGTTAAAAGCAGAAATTGAATCTTTGAAAGGGCAGCTATCTGGCAAGGCTGATAATTCAGCGCTCCAAACTGTAGAAACTAATCTCTCCAACACAATTGGAACTGTTCAGGCTATAGCTAATAATGCTCAAGCTACTGCTAATGATGCAGTTAACAGAGCCAATACCGCCCAGAGTATTGCTAACAATGCCCAGAGTATTGCTGATCAAGAAAAGGTGGTGATTAAAACGGATTTTGTACCTGGGACGGGCGAAGATACTAAAAAGAACTGGTTTGATTCGCAGACCGCTGCTCATCGTTATTGTAAAGACAATGGCTTTCAGACTGGATTTTTGATAGGGGAATCACCTGATGGCAAAACTTACTATGTTGCCTGTCTCAAGTAATTATCTTGCGGCTGAATAGCAGCCTAACAATTTGCTTAGAACAGACTGTTGAAAGATCCGGATGCCAAGTTCACGGTTGTTCGCAGCCGCTCCGTTAGCTAATCAAAAACTGAAGCTTTTCCACAAGAAAAGTAATCAATCTCTAAACAACGAGGAGTACAGATGCCAGTATTGATCGCTCAAGTGTCTGTGATTATAGTCGCTTTGATTCATGCACTAATCAGCATTAGTGAGATATTTCTATGGAAAAATCCTCTGGTGCATGAACGAATTGGTTTTAATCAAGTTGACGCAGACAAAGCCGCGCCAATTGTTGCTAATGCTGGTTTGTATAACGGGTTTATTGCAGTAGGTCTAATTTGGGGACTTTTAACAAGCACTAATGCCGTAACTATTCAGTTATTTTTTCTAAGCTGCGTCTTTGTCGCTGGAGTATTTGGTGCTGTGACGTTAAGGTGGACAACCCTCATCCTACAAATGCTACCTAGTCTAGTTGCTCTCGTTGCTGTTTGGTATGTGAACTATTTGATGTGACGTTGATATCAAGGAGAAGTTGATGATAACCGTTAAACTTCAGGTTGCCTACGGCAATCCTAAAATAATAGCTATGGTAAACGGTCTAGCTGCGTATCACGCTAAAGCCGAAGAAGATAGCTATGATCAAGTGCTACTGTCTTTTGAATTTGATTCAGAAGAAAAAGCTAACAACTTTCTTGGTGATCTTAAGCAGTATTTGAAAGGCTATGTTAAGCCTTCAAACGATTCATGATCTAACAGTTTGCCGCAGACTGCAAGCATTGTAGAATCGTGCAGTAAGTTATTGCCAATGGTTTTAAAAGCATTAGGGTTGTCAGCGTAGCATCGCAGTATTTGCTTAAACTGCCACTCCATCCGATGATAAGGTGACTTGGCATTAGGAAAAGTGGATCGCTTATTCATTCCCTGCCAACTTTTCCAGCAACGCTTGCCACGTCTCAATCTGCTGCTGTAATTGCTGTTTGGGCGATCGCGCTTGGCAAGATGAGGAAAAGCGATCGCTCATTCATTCGCTCCCAACTTCTCCAGCAACGCTTGCCACGCCTCAATCTGCTGCTGCAATTGCTGGATGCGATCGCCTTTTGCCTGATGAGTGCGATCGCTCATTCCTTCCCTTCCAACTTTTCCAGCAATGCTTGCCACACTCAATCTGCTGCTGTAACTGCTGGATGCGATCGCCTCATTTATCTCGCTTACTCTGACTCGGCAGAATTTTCCCTTCCTCCTGAGCTTGCCTAATTGCTCTTTTAAGAATTAACACCGCCATTTGAGATAAAGAGCGCTCCTCCGCGTCTGCCAATTGTTGCAGCGCTTCCTTGTCTTCTTCATCCATATAGAGGGTCACAGTCACTTTCGCCATGTCATAAATCATAGGCGTTCCTGTGTGTTTTCCTCTCCAATAAATAGAAACACACAGAAACACATAATGATTGTGTTATTCTGTGTGTCATTCATCCTGTCCTACAAAGTCAAAAGCCAGCGCTCAAACCTTCCACAGTCCAGCGCTGGCTTTTAGCTCCCCAATAAAAGGAGACTCTAACAATGGTAAAACCAAGCTATCGAAGTGACAGCCTCTGTCTGTATCAGCAAGCCTTAGACGATTTTGCGATCGCGCCTCTTCTTACCCGCCTAAAAACCTACTCCGACGCTGACTTCGATGCAGCGTGGATGAACCTAACCCAACTCGAACTCGAAAGCCTAACCGCCATCCTCATCCAAGACTTTACCGCGAACCTAAAAGGAAAAGCGATCGCCGGATACTTAAACGCCATCCGTCACGGCAGCACCAACATACCCCCCAGCTTAATTCAGCGAGCATTCACGCCCCCATCCATTGACCTGCCTGCAAACTTCCCCAATGTTCAGACCCCTCGCTACTTGTACGGCGACAAACTGCGTTGGATTCCTGACAGAGACAAGACAGACTGGGGTGTTGCAACTGGAAGATTTTACAGCTTTGCTCCCCACCACTGCGCTTGGGCGTGGTGCTACCTGATCTGGCTCGATAAACTTTCCCCCAGCGCCGCTATTACAGTTGCCGATATCGCCTGGGAAAACGACCTCAAACCCTTGGAGGACGCTGCATGAAACCCCGTCCTCTCACCGAACAAGAGCAAACCCTAATCGACCTCTACGGATACTGCCAGCTGGGAATGACACCGCAGCAATTCTACGCCAAATGGCAAGTGAATCACGAAGCGATCGCCTTCATCTGCTCTCGTTCCATGTCTACCGTTCAGCGTTGGTTTAGAAGGGGTAAAAACTACCGCCGTCCGCAACCTGCCGATTTACGCCATCTCGCTTTGATGGATTTCCTATTGGAGCATTATCAGGACATTCCCGAACAACTCTTCAAGGCGCTGTGCTGTCCTAAGCACAACCCTTAACAATCCCATCACCTAATGTAAATACCCATTTGAAATTATCTCGCTAGCCATCCTATGAGTAGGGTAGCTTTAGTTGTTTAGAGCGATCTACAAAGCTTGAGAACAATCAAAGCGAACCAGAGCAAAGTCAACAACCGCAGGGCTTCAGGACGGCGTATCGCCCAAGAAATTGAAGTTATCCACGCTGCACTCAAACGACGCGGCTACCGCAATCATTTTTGAACTAGGACTGGAACAGCAAGACTTATGTACACCAAGGAATAGTTTTAATCCTTCTCAAAGACGCGATCGCTTTTCCGAGAAATGATGGAATTTACTGTAAAACAGGCTTCTGATACTTTGCCATCTCAGCAAACGTCATAAAACACCGCTGACAATGGCCGCCCACCCACAAAGCTGGAACTTTAAACCTTGCTTTGCAATTTGGGCATTCAGATAGCAAGCGTAACTGGTGCCTCCCACACCTATTTGCCGTCTTAAACTGCCATTCAATCCGGTGACAAGCAAATTCAGCATAACAAGCCCCACACAACCGAATTGGCTCGTGCTTCATTCCTACTCCAGCAGGAGGCAACATATTTGCCAATTTATCTGCTTCAATTCCAACTACTGTAGTTAGAGCTTCTAACTGTTGCCGAGCAGGAAAGGGGTTGTGATAAAACTTTTCCCAACGAGCGATCGCACCTCCAAGTCCCGCCACCTTCCCTAAACCAGTTGGCGTTAGATTGTTTGCCCGTCGAAACCGTCCCAAGAAGTGGCTCAGACTTTCCCCCTCAAAGAGTTCCACTCGAAATAGCCAAGGCTGAATATCCGAAGCTTCCATTATCTGTACTGAGCAGCTACTTCCTTTAACGTCTCCAAATCAATCTTTTGCAAGCCTTTCTTTAAAGACTCAATAGCTGCTTCCCTGAGAATCATATCCATCAAACCGATATAACCCGCCGTCGCTTCCCCCAATGTTTTCAACATCGTCTTACTAGACAAATTAGAAGCCACAGGCAACTGCAAAACTTTCTTTTCCCAAACCTCTACCGTCTGCTTAAACTCTCCTCCTGACAACTTGCCGAAGCGATGACAAGCACGAAAGCGGTTGTAAACTTGTTCATCTCGCTTAATTACCGTATCCAAGCGGTCAGTACCTACCAAAATGACGGAAATCTCCAACTTGTCAAAGATATCCCGCACCTCAGCAAATGTTTTAGGCTTCAGGCGGTCAGCTTCATCAATAATCAGCATTTCCACACTACAGCCCTTGAGGACTCGTAAAGTGCGATCGCGAATTTCTGCTACCGTCCCCTTGACCATTTGGTATTTCAAATGTTCAAGAATCACCCCAAACAATTCCTTAGCACCACACTCTTGAGGAATTTGAATATAAACAACAGGTACAGTTGGTGGTTTACCAACTTCTTGAATCGGTTTATGACGCAATCTATAAGCATCACAGGCGATTGTTTTACCCGTTCTTGACTCTCCCACAACCCTGCCGGACTGTCGCGATTGGCGCTTTCCTTCCAACCAATCATTAAGAACTTTCACTTGTTCTAGATCCACAAAAGGCTTACGGTTCAATCGTTGAATTTCCGCCTGTACTTTCTCGCTATTAAGTGGGATCTCACCTAATTCTTGGGCAACCGCTTTAGCTTCATTTTTAGTCATCGCTTACCAGCCATAATCCTCACGCATTTGTTCGTAATCAAATACTTCTGGCATCTCTGGTTCTGCTTCACTTTGAATAGATGTCACTTCTATTTCTTCAGGTTCAACAGATAAGGGTTGTTTCGCTCTTTTGACTTCAACCTGTTCTGCTTTTTGACGTTCCTTTTTGGTTTTCTTTTGAGTTAAGAAAGTATCGCGATCGCGCACTTCTGTCAAAATCGAGCGGTTACTGACAGTTTTCCCTTCTTCCCGAATCTTCCGACTGCTGGCTTTCGCCTCATCTAAAGATAATTGCTCTGTCTCTAAATCCTGAGCATAAGCACGCGCTAGAAAAACCTCTTTGTTGCCTTCTTGGTGATAGACCAAAACAGTTGTGATATCTCTGGGGTCATATCGCAGCACCACGCTTTCTCCGGCATAGCCTGCCAAATGCTCACCTCGGTACATCAGGTTTTCAAATTGCAGGTAGCCCCCTCTTTGGATACTGCGTCTTGCTTGCTTCATTAAGCAGATATCTAACTCCCTTTCCGAAAAGACATCAGGAGCAGAAACCCTTAATCCAGCATCCCATCGTTGAAACCGCGTTTGATCTCCCATCCGGGCATCAATCCGCTGGTTGTAGTTATCAACGATGTATCGCACCAATCTTTGCTCTAATTGCCTGAGTGTAAGGCTTGCATCTTTTTCAGCCTCTTTAGGTCGCTCTTGTACGTTCGACCCCGTATACCCTGGCAACGTTGAGAAAAGTTCACTGTTGAGAGTCTTGAAAGGACGCTCAACGATACCACCTTCACTGGGGCGATCGCGTAAATGACAAACAAACCCTAACTGCACTGCAATCTGCTGCAAGTGGTTAGAACGAAAATCCTTACCCCCATCTGTATAGAAGTGTTCGGGTTTGCCATAAGTCCCCCACTCGCAATGCAGTTTGTATTCAGAACCATACTGCTTGGGCAAAATCCCATGACGTAAAGCTAACGCTACCACCTGAGAACTTGGAGCATCGTAGCCCAAATTAATGCCCATAATGCAGCGAGAATAGGTATCAATAACTGTTGTCAGCCAAGGACGGCTGAGAAGTTGACCATGTTGATCTACCAGCAATACATCTACGCGGGTGTGGTCGCATTGCCAGACGTGGTTGCTATACTCTACTGATAAGTCCTTACTATCGCGGGTTTTGACTGATAAACGGGATCCTCGCCAACCAGGGGTACGAATACTTTTAGCTTTCTCCTGCTTCTCAATTACTGGTTCTAGAATGCGGTATACCGTCATGTGACTAGGAGATTTGAGGCCTAGCTGCAAAGCTCTTACCTGTACTCGCAGGAAAACCTGCTTAGGAGTCATTCTTTTACTCCCTTTATTTCCCTCGCGATAAGTTTTAAGAATAAACTCCTGCCAGTCTTCCTCAATCCGGTGCTTACCTTTATCTGCGCGTTCTGTCTTATTTACTCCAAGCAGTCCTTCCTGTTCCCATTTGTCAAGCAGCCGTCTTACTGTACGCACTGACTTCCCCAATTTGGCGGCTGCTTCCTGAATCCTTTCACCAACGGGGCGATCGCTTGGTTCCAAAAGACTTTGAATTACTTCCATCTTCAGAAGAGCTTCATCCGAAAGTTCACTCACTATTACGGAAGCTTCCGTGAGATTAGCTCCCTCGTCTGCGATATTTGCCGAGACCCTTGTTTCAGAAAAGCCTGCGTCTGGCATAAACAAAATTGTTTTATAGCAACATATTTGTATTTTAGGAACATATTAAGTGACAGTCAATATGTTAATTCTGCCAAAAGTCAGAAAATAACCATTTCTGACAAGTGACACTTAAATTGTTAATTTTCTGGGATTTGACACTTAAATTGTTAATCTGGTTTTATTAAAGTAAAAGGGCATCACATAAATAAAACCCCTCTATAACTATTGGTACAGAAGGGCTTCAGACACTTTGAAGCTGTGTGACACTATTTTGTTAATGTGACAAATAATTTGTTAATGTACATTAGTTGTAGAGTGACTAATTGTTTGTCTAGACAGATTATTGTCAATTAAGACGAATTATAATATGTCTTCGTGCCAAATTGATGTCGTTGAACTATTAGTGACCCCTCACGTTTGGAAAAAACAGCTTTCCTTACCGTTAGTTAGCAGAAAGCGAAAGCCCCCAAATATAGGGGCTTCTTGGTTATGTCAATGGCGTGCGATCGCTACCTTCCCACGCCATACACGCAAAGAGTTTAACTATCTTCTGGGATTCATACAGACTGGATTTGGATTATGTAAACAATCCCAACTTCCTGGCCGAAGATTGCTATCTCCAGTAGTGCTTTGTGGTGTATTAGTGGTGGGTGTGCGTGCAGGCGTAGTGCCGGGGGGTATTGTGGCGGGTGTGGCGTCGTTGTTGGTGCCAGCGCCAGGTGCGGGTGCGCTGT encodes the following:
- a CDS encoding FitA-like ribbon-helix-helix domain-containing protein → MATLTIDNLPDDLMAQLQQLATQNNQPLNEQVISLLKQALQKPQPPLKFLISPETDPTWEERRKATPQILADIERRRKELPSDIEWLDSTALIREDRDSR
- a CDS encoding type II toxin-antitoxin system VapC family toxin, with product MTTPIKCVVDASVCIKQFVPDPLSTKAQQLFAHLANPLQEIYIPDLFYIESANTLWRYVRAGQLTATQVQANLATLKALSLRVVSTAELMEEAVNIAIAYGISAYDASYVALSHRVSSPLLTLDQRLVNTLATAPYDVRLFTDFSVPPLP
- a CDS encoding type I restriction endonuclease subunit R, with protein sequence MPQPTPEYIYVEKPTIDQLVSMGWQYIEGSWDDPQVTDRENFKQVLISDRLKAAIKRINLDDNGNPWLDDTQVNAAVSQLERLTSQRLMEANQAATELLLKGTTVLGQDGKQHTVHFIDFEHPENNGFLAINQYRVDPPWATGNRGFIVPDIVLLVNGIPLVVIECKSPKLDNPITEAIRDLLQYSNQRGSSQPEGAEKLFHYNQLMIAASAGRAAAGTIGANYEHYVEWKDTTPRPKAEIAAELGVTELNSRQMLIAGMLHPANLLDILRNFTLFKTSGGRTIKLVPRHQQYRAVHEAIGRLLHNPTRTQHGTDDQRGGIIWHTQGSGKSLTMVYLIRKIRTIPALRRFKIVVVTDRTDLEKQLSDTAVLTGEPLQRAKNVKKLEEYLKQPGAGLVFGMIQKFKGGEDSEEEEEIEPIKKNLNPSEDILVLIDEAHRSHASTLHANLLEALPNCARIGFTGTPIETSAKTNTRRIFGSFIDQYNIRQSQADGVTLPILYEGLEARGAVTSGDDLDQLFEIIFQDKTPEERAQIKAKYATKTQVSEARELIKAKARNMLRHYIERILPGGFKAQVVASTRLAAVRYQEAFAEAQQALVQQLQSRAAILASLNPETLESLDAETGFLALAFPHLDTIRRLEFATVISSDKNDDPSWKKWTDKSQQETHIERFKKPLEQDSLAILTVKSMLLTGFDAPLEQVLYLDRGMKEYELLQAIARVNRVYDDTKKYGLVVDYYGVDIAAALSVYENVDIENAWFDIRQELPKLRDKHQRVIALFTQNGCMIDDVESCVDLLRDERLRVEFNDTFKDFLDTLDTILPRPEALPYVKDAKKLGLIKKSVADLYRDEKLNLVSAKEKVRALIDQYIESQGIDPKVPPIDILSLDFKTHVQRHRSIKAQAAEMEFAARHHISIHYDEDPVYYKNLSEKLTEILDSLADNWDEKVEALRQYIEQIQAGRPTNETGLDPKTQLPFLNILGEHSQIELPKLAQATVEIVDRIRQEVRRVNWASPIVQEDLRRWIADYLDTNDLVDYDQLEEVADKLVQLARKNRDSLMA
- a CDS encoding M48 family metallopeptidase — encoded protein: MTTITFGDLSFELRHSAKRRTIGITVERDGQLILASPPEVPMETLEKVVRDKRLWIYSKLLKKESLNPPTTVKEYVSGEGFYYLGRSYRLKLVDGVKQQPPLRLYQSRFELQRDAQARGREEFIRWYCDRLRLILDAQIAAFVNRVGASPRSVQVRELGYRWGSCGHKGDLYFHWRVAMLPRTMIEYVVVHELVHLIEPHHTTGFWDRVERVVSDWCDRKQWLAQNGASYDL
- a CDS encoding DUF1304 domain-containing protein is translated as MPVLIAQVSVIIVALIHALISISEIFLWKNPLVHERIGFNQVDADKAAPIVANAGLYNGFIAVGLIWGLLTSTNAVTIQLFFLSCVFVAGVFGAVTLRWTTLILQMLPSLVALVAVWYVNYLM
- a CDS encoding ribbon-helix-helix domain-containing protein, giving the protein MIYDMAKVTVTLYMDEEDKEALQQLADAEERSLSQMAVLILKRAIRQAQEEGKILPSQSKRDK
- a CDS encoding helix-turn-helix domain-containing protein → MKPRPLTEQEQTLIDLYGYCQLGMTPQQFYAKWQVNHEAIAFICSRSMSTVQRWFRRGKNYRRPQPADLRHLALMDFLLEHYQDIPEQLFKALCCPKHNP
- a CDS encoding TniQ family protein, yielding MEASDIQPWLFRVELFEGESLSHFLGRFRRANNLTPTGLGKVAGLGGAIARWEKFYHNPFPARQQLEALTTVVGIEADKLANMLPPAGVGMKHEPIRLCGACYAEFACHRIEWQFKTANRCGRHQLRLLSECPNCKARFKVPALWVGGHCQRCFMTFAEMAKYQKPVLQ